In the genome of Hyphomicrobium sp. CS1GBMeth3, the window GAGGTGCATGACTCGTCCGAGCTCGACCGCGCGCTCCGCCTCGACTGCCGCCTGATCGGCATCAACAATCGCAACCTCAAGACGTTCGAGACGACGCTCGCGACGACGGAAGCGCTCGCGCCGCGTGTCCCAAAGGATCGCATCGTCATCGGCGAGAGCGGCATCTTTACCCCGGCCGACATCGCGCGGCTCAGCCGTGTCGGCGTCGAGACGTTCCTGGTCGGCGAGAGCCTCATGCGCCAGGCCGACGTGACGGCCGCGACGCGCGCGCTTCTCACACCGGAGGCCGCGTGATGAGCAAGCTCACTCATCTCGACGAGGCCGGCAACGCGCGCATGGTCGATGTCGGTGAGAAGCACGTCACGTCCCGCACCGCCGTCGCCGAGGGCTTCATTGCCATGACGCCCGAGACGCTCGCACTCGCGCTTTCAGGCGACGCCAAGAAGGGCGATGTGCTCGCGGCCGCGCGCATCGCCGGTATCATGGCGGCCAAGAAGACCAGCGAGCTGATCCCGCTGTGTCATCCGCTAGCGCTCTCCAAGGCGTCCGTCGATTTCACGCCATCCGATGATCCGGCCGGGTTGCAGATCCGCGCGGAAGTCCGCGTCACGGGGCAGACGGGCGTCGAGATGGAAGCCCTGACGGCGGTCTCCGTGGCTGCGCTCACGATCTACGACATGCTGAAGGCCGTCGACCGCGGCATGGAGATCGGTGGCGTGCGGCTCGTTTCGAAATCGGGCGGGCGGTCCGGCGACTACGCGGCTCGGCCGCGTAAGACGGAGCGCTAGTTCGATGGCGCTGCTTCCGGTCGCGACCGCGCTCACCGAAGTGCTCGATGGCATCGGGCCGCCCATCGCAGAAACGGTGTCGCTTGGCGAAGCGGACGGGCGCGTGCTCGCGGACGACATCGCCGCACGGCTTACGCAGCCGCCGTTCAACGCCTCCGCCATGGATGGCTATGCCGTGTTCGGCGACGGGCCTGCCGCTGTCGGAGACCGCTGGACGGTCGTCGGCGAATCCGCGGCTGGTCACGCGTTTACCGGCACGGTGGAACGTGGTCAGGCTGTGCGCATCTTCACCGGCGCTCCGGTGCCGGCGGGCTGCGGCACGGTCGTGATCCAGGAAAACGTCTCGCGCACGGGCGATCTCGTCACCGCCATCGACGCGACGCGTGGCGGCGCTAACATTCGCCTAACTGGCTGCGATTTTGCCGATGGCGACGTGCTGCTCGCGCGCGGCCGCCGGCTCGACGCCCACACGCTGACGCTCGCGGCTGCCATGGGTCACGCTGACCTCCCGGTCGCGCGCCGGCCGGTGGTAGCCATCCTTGCGACCGGCGACGAGTTGGTGGCGCCCGGCACGCTGCCCGGCCCGGATCAGATCATCTCCTCAAACCCTGTTGGTATCGGCGCGCTCGTACGGCGTGCGGGCGGCGTCCCGCGCGAGCTCGGCATCGCGCCGGACCGTATGGAAGACCTTGCGGCGTGCATCGCGGAGGCAAAGGACGCCGACGTGCTGGTCACCATCGGCGGAGCGTCCGTCGGCGATCACGATCTCGTCGCCGAGGTGCTGAAGCGCGAAGGCCTCAACCTCGCGTTCTGGAAGATCGCGCTTCGTCCCGGCAAGCCGCTGATGTTCGGGCGGCTCGGCACGACGCGCGTGCTCGGGCTACCGGGCAATCCCGTCTCGGCGCTGATCACGGCGCGCGTGTTTCTCGTGCCGCTGATCCACGCGCTGCTTGGCGAGAAGCGGCAGGGGCCCGCGACGGAGACGGCTCGTCTCACGGCTCCGCTCGAAGCCAACGGCCCGCGCCTGCATTTGATGCGGGGCACGCTCGGGCGACGGACGGACGGGGCGCTGACCGTCACGCCGCTGCCGTCGCAAGACAGCTCGCTTCTCAGCGCGCTGGCGGCTGCCGACTGCCTGATCTGGCGCGCGCCGGGCGCGGCCGCGGCCGCGGCCGGCGAGCCCGTGCTGGTGGAGCGCCTCGAGTTGTCGTGGTGATTAGAGCCCGCTCGAGCTCGGTCTGCGGAACTCGTCGATAGACAACGGCCGCACCGGGTAGATGCGCTCGCCCGGCACCGAGCCGGCGCGTCTACGCACGAAGGCCATCGCGCGCGCAAGATCGGGCAGCTCGACGTTCATGAAGACCGACGCCGTCAGATCATGCTCCGCATACTGCGGCATGATCTGGATCCGCCAACCCGCTACCTTGCTCATCCTGCGACCTCGCTATTGCGCTCGCGCGCACTAAGGGCACGAGCGCCGCCGAGACGCCACCGGGATGCTCTGGTACCGTAAAGATGCACCGCCCCGACCAATTCGGGGGCGGCCCTTGCGGAACCTTGCGAGAACGATTAGGGTACATTCACGATTTGTTTAGGTGAGTCTCGCCAAGCACCCGGTTGCAGCATCATCGGGTTGCGGAAGGTTCGCATGCTGTGCTTTTCAGCATTTCGCGGGCCGTCATTCATAACTCTCGGCCTTCGCGTAACGGGCCTTGCACGGGAGGCACAATGCTGACTTCGAAGCAGAAGGAACTGCTGCTTTTCATCCACGAGCGCATGCAGGCTGACGGCGTGCCGCCGTCCTTCGACGAAATGAAGGATGCGCTCGACCTCAAAAGCAAATCAGGCATCCACCGGCTGATCACGGCGCTGGTCGAGCGCGGCTTCATTCGCCGCCTGCCGCACCGGGCGCGTGCCATCGAGGTGCTGAAGCTGCCGGAAAGCTCGACGGCGTCGAGCGTGGCGGCCGTTTCCGGTGGCGGCGAAACGCAGCGGCGGATCGGCTTCCAGCCGAGCGTCATCGAGGGGGCGAAGGCGCGCAACATCGCGGCTCCCCCCTCGCACATGCTCGACAGCCGCACGGTGTCGGTGCCTGTCATGGGCCGCATCGCGGCCGGCGTGCCGATCTCCGCCATCCAGAACCATACCCACGACATCGCCTGCCCGCCCGACCTTCTGACCAACGGCGAGCACTTTGCGCTCGAGGTGCGTGGCGATTCGATGATCGAGGCCGGCATCCATGACGGCGACACGGTCATCATCCGGCGCTGCGACACGGCCGAGAACGGCGACATCGTCGTGGCGCTCGTCGAGCAGGAAGAGGCGACGCTGAAGCGGCTGCGCAAGAAGGGCTCGACGATTGCGCTCGAAGCCGCGAACCCCGAGTTCAAGACGCGCATCTTCGGGCCCGACCAGATCGACATTCAGGGCCGGCTCGTCGGGCTTATCCGCCGGTATTGATTACGCTGCGCTGCCGCTCAAGGGAGCACGATGGGAGGTTCACTTTCATCACCGCTCCCTTGGTTGCCCGTGGCGCGCTGTTGAAGGTGCACGAGGTGCACTAGGCACACCGAACGATGCTGTTCCGGAACGCCGTTCTCGAGAAGATCAAGACCGGCGACGTCACCCTCGCCTTTCGGCGGTGGCGACGCCCGACCGTCAAGGCCGGTGGCATGCTGCGCACGCCGGTGGGTGTGCTGGCTATCGTTGCCGTTGAGGTCTGCTCAGCACAGGAGGTCTCGGAGCGCGAGGCGCGGGCTGCGGGTTTCGCGAGCCGCGCCGATGCACTCACGGATATTGCTAAGCAGCGCGACGGGCAGCTCTACCGCATCCGGTTTCATCTTGCCGGCGCGGATCCGCGGCATGCGCTTCGCGCGCGGTCTGCGCCGTCGCAGGCCGAACTCGACGACGTTCTCCGGGCGCTCGACCGATTGGACACGGCCGCCGGGGCCGTCCCGTGGACTCGGCGCTTGCTCAATCTCATTTCCGACCGGGACGGCGTGCTGGCGGGGGACCTCGCCGCAGAGATCGGAGTCGAGAAGGATGTGCTCAAGCGGCGCGTGCGCAAGCTCAAGGAGCTTGGTCTGACCGAGAGCCTCACTCGCGGCTATCGTCTCTCTCCGCGCGGCGCGACCGTTCTCGCGCGGTTGAAATGACGCGCTCGTGGCGCCCAGTGTCCGGGCGCTTGGTCCAAGGCCGCGCGCCGCGCTGGCCGACCACCGTCTCGATCCGCGCGATGCGCGCTTTCCCCGCCCCGTCCTGCTCCAGATAGATCGCGTGGGTGCCCTCGCGGCGCAGCGTCCAGCGGTCGATGACGGCCATTGGCGCCGTACAGCCGCGCGGCGGACGCGGTTCGCTGATCACGATATCGGCCTTTGCGCAGTCCTCTGCTATGGCCGCGGGATGTCGCGCTATGGCGACGCGTAATCCACGCGTCGCGGCCGTGCAGCCCGTGCCGTCGCAGCGGAAGGCGCGGTCGCGCAGCACATCGCGTGGTGTGCGACCGTCGCCGTCGTGCTGAAGCCAGCGCGAGAGCTCGAAGCTGCTGGCGCGGCCACCGATTGCCGTAAGGCGGCCGTCTGCGCCGCGCACGGCGACCAGCTCACCACCTCTGCCCGCCAGGATATCGGGCCGTACGCCGCCGCCCGCTAGCAGCACACCACCGCCGATGGCGGCGAGGCCCATCGCGCGCCAGCGCGTCCGCCACAGCGTCAGCCAAAGGCCGCCCGCGATCATTAGCGCGAAGCTTACTTGCGATATCTCCCGCACAAAGCCGACGGCGCCGGGAAGACTGGCGACCCAGTAAGCCGTCGCCGTCATGGCGTCGATGCCGAACGCCATGAACTTCAGCGCTATCGCTTCGAGCCCGAGCGGCATCAGCACCAACGTCATCAGCGCACCCGGCATCACGACCAGGTTGCAGACCGGAACCGCGATCAGATTGGCAAGCAGCGCATACTGCTGGCTGCGCTGAAAATGAAAAAGCCCGAACGGCGTCACCGCGAGGCTCGCAATGATGGTCGAGCCGACGATGCCGCCGAAGAACATCACGACGCTTCCGACCCAGGTGCCGCGGTCGCGCGCGCCCGAGGTGGCGCGGATGGTCTCGTACGCCGCGATCAGCGAGACGACGGCCGCGAACGACATCTGGAAGCCGGCGTCGAGCAGGCTTTCGGGCGTCGCGACGAGCACGAGCAGCGCGGCGATGGCAACGTTGCGCATGGCGAGCGCCTGCCGGTCCACCATCACGGCGATGAACATGATGGCGATCATCACGAACGCGCGAATGGTGGGGATCGAGCCGCCGGAAATCATGAGATAGCAGAAGCCCCCCGCCATAGCGGTGGCCGCGGCCCATTTCTTTGTCGGAAAGCTCAGGGCAATGGCGGGAAAGAGCGCGAACACGAGCCGCGCCGTCACGAACACCGAGCCCGCCATGATGACCATGTGCAAGCCCGAGATCGAGAGAATGTGCACGAGGCCGGAGTCGCGGTAAGCGTCGTTCGTGGCTTCCGTGATGGCGCCGCGCTCGCCCGTGATCAGCGATACGGCGATGGCGCCCGTCTCTCCTGGTACGGCCGCCCGCACCCGCTCGGCAATGCCTTGGCGCAGGCGCTCGAGCGCGCTTCGCATCTTCTGGTATAGGCTATCCGGATCCGCGGCCGTGACAATTTCCGGCGGATTGATCGCGTAGCCCGTCGCTCCGATCCCCTGGAACCACGCCCAGCGCGAAAAATCATATCCGCCAGGCAGCGCTGGGATCGCGGGCGGCCGGAGCGCCGCCCGCAAGCGCACCGTGTCCCCAGGCTTCAATCCCTCGCGCTTCGTCATGATGCGCACGCGGACCCGGGCCGGCCGTGCCTCGGGCGCGAGACCCGCGATGTCCGTGACGCGGATCGTGAGCCGCTCGCCCCGCGTCGCCCGCGGCTCGACCAGCTCCACCACGCCCGTGATGTCGGCGCGGCGCATCTCCTTGGCGAGCACCGGTGCGCGCGTCCATTCCGTGCGCGTCTTCGCCGCCGCAAATCCGAGGGAGGCTGCAAAAAGGGCCAGCGTGAGGAGGTGGACGAGCCCTGTCCGTGGGCTCGCAACGGCGAGACCGAACGCGATCACCGGCAGCGCCAGCGCAGTCCACGTGCCGGGCTCGGCTGCGAGCGAGAAATAGACGGCGATCCCGCTTCCGAAGGCCACGGGCAGCCAAAGAAACCAGCGCGACCGCTCCGCCTCGAGGCGCTCGGCGAGCCCGCCTTCGAGGCCGCGCGCGACTATCCTTCGCAGGGCCGCCCCGAGCGAGCCCTGCCGCCGTCCGCTGTCGCGCGCTGCGTCCACGCCCTCCCCCCGAAAACGCTCCGCCCGAGATCCGGCCTCACGGCTGGCCTCTGGGTGGCTCGCCATGCTACATGGCGGGCCGAACCTCCGAAACACGAGCCTGATCAAACATGACGGATACGAAACGGAGCGAGGACGGCACACCCGTCGTCGTGCGCTTCGCCCCCTCGCCTACCGGCTATCTGCACATCGGCGGGGCCCGCACCGCGCTTTTCAACTGGCTCTACGCCCGCGGGCGCGGTGGCAAGTATCTGTTGCGTATCGAGGATACGGACCGCGAGCGCAATAACCCGGAGGCGGTGGCAGCCATCCTCGACGGGCTCACCTGGCTTGGCCTCGACTGGGACGGCGAGCCGATCTCGCAGTTTTCACGTGCCGACCGACACCGCGAGGTGGCAGAGGCGCTGCTCGCGAGCGGAAACGCCTACCGCTGCTACATGACTCCCGCCGAGATCGATACCATGCGCAAAGAAGCCGAGGCCGAGAAGCGGCCCTTCACGGTGCTCTCGCCGTGGCGCGACCGCGATCCGTCGGAGGCGCCGGCGGGTGCGCCGTTCGCGGTGCGACTGCGCGCGCCGCGTGAGGGCGAGACGGTGATCGAGGATCATGTGCAGGGTCGGGTCGTGTTCCAGAACAAGGAGCTCGACGATCTCATCATTCTGCGAAGCGACGGCAATCCGACGTACAATCTCGCTGTCGTCGTCGATGACCACGACATGGGCATCACGCATGTGATCCGCGGCGTCGACCACCTGACCAATGCGGCGCGTCAGACGCAGATCTATCGCGGCATGGGCTGGACCGTGCCGGAATGGGCGCACGTGCCGCTGATCCACGGCGCGGACGGCGCCAAGCTTTCCAAGCGCCACGGCGCGCAGGGCGTCGAGGAGTATCGCGCCATGGGCTACCTGCCGGCAGCGCTGCGCAATTACCTCGTGCGGCTCGGCTGGAGCCACGGCGACGACGAGATCATCGCGCCCGAGGACCTGATCCGCTGGTTCGATATCGACGGCATCAACAAGAGCGCGGCGCGCTTCGACTTCAAGAAGCTGGACGACCTCAACGGCCACTATCTCCGCAACTCGCCCGACGCCGAGCTTTTGAGCGCCATTCAGGGACTGCTACCGCATCTCGATTTCGCGACGCTGCGGGCGATCGCGGTCGATCCAAAGGCGCCGCCACGGTCGGACATTGTACTTTCGCACGAGATTGAGGCCCAGGTGCCCGGCGTCGCGACGGGCACCGAGCTCGTGGCGCTGTTCGAGGCCAAAGGATGGGATCGGCTGGCAGCGGCGCTGCCGGCTCTCAAGGAGCGTGCCAAGACGCTGGCGGACCTTGTTGCGCAGGCGTTGTTTCTGGTGGCCGCGCGGCCGCTCAAACTCGACGATAAGGCCGCAAAACAAATGGATTCCGACGCCAAAGGGCACGTAGCGGCGCTCATTACGCGGCTCGAGGCGTCTTCCGATTGGACAGCGAGCGCCCTCGAAGCTCTGGTGCGCGGTTATGCAGAAGAGACAGGCGCCAAGCTCGGCAAGATCGCACAACCCCTGCGGGCGGCGCTGACCGGGCGGACCGTGTCGCCGCCCGTGTTCGATGTGATGGCGGTTCTGGGACGCGAGGAGTCGCTGGCCCGGCTTAGCGACGGAATTCGCTAGCGGGTTTTGCAGTTCTTCGCCACTTCGGCGTTTCGTGGAATAGCATATTCGCTATACTGCGGTGCAGCAAGGCTCCGGGGGGTGCTCGCGGCAGGGCCATCCGTCAGGAAGCTGAGTAATCCGGCAATGCCTCTAAAGGAGACGCGGCATGAGCATCCATGACAGCTCAACCCCCGGTGCGGACGCCACCCATCAGGCAGAGCTTACGCTCAACGGAAAGGCGGTGTCGCTGCAAGTCCGGAAGGGGACCATCGGGCCGGACGTGATGGACATCGGGCGCGTGTACCGCGACACGGGCTGCTTCACCTACGATCCGGGCTTTACCTCGACGGCGAACTGCTCGTCGTCGATCACCTACATCGACGGCGACAAGGGCGAGCTGCTCTATCGCGGCTATTCGATCGATGAGCTCGCCGAGAATTCCAACTTCCTCGCCATCTGCTACCTGCTGCTGCACGGGGAGCTGCCAACCAACGACGAGTTCAAAACATTCCGTCGCACCATCACGCGCCACACCATGGTGCACGAACAGATGACGCGGTTCTTCAGCGGCTTCCGCCGCGACGCGCATCCTATGTCGATCATGGTCGGCGTGGTGGGCGCTCTCAGCGCGTTTTATCACGACTCGACGGACATCAATGACCCGAAGCAGCGCGAGACTGCCAGCCACCGCATGATCGCCAAGATGCCGACCATCGCGGCCATGGCGTACAAGTATTCGATCGGGCAGCCGTTCATCTATCCGCGCAACGATCTCGACTACACGTCGAACTTCCTGCAGATGTGCTTCTCGGTGCCGTGCGAGCCGTACATCGTCAATCCGGTGGTGGCGCGCGCGCTCGACCGTATTTTCATCCTGCATGCCGACCACGAGCAGAACGCCTCCACGTCGACGGTGCGTCTCGCGGGATCGTCGGGCGCCAACCCGTTCGCGTGCATCGCGGCCGGCATTGCCTGCCTCTGGGGTCCGGCACACGGCGGCGCCAATGAGGCCGCGCTCAACATGCTGGAGGAGATCGGCACCGTCGATCGCATCCCGGAGTACATCAAGAAGGCCAAAGACAAGACGTCCGGCTTCCGGCTCATGGGCTTCGGGCATCGCGTCTACAAGAACTACGATCCGCGCGCCAAGGTGATGCAGAAGACGGCGCATCAGGTTCTCGACGAGCTAAACAAGCGCGACGAGCCGCTGCTCAAGGTGGCGATGGAACTCGAGCGGATCGCGCTCGAAGACGAGTACTTCGTCGAGAAGAAGCTCTATCCCAACATCGATTTCTATTCGGGCATCACGCTGCGCGCGATGGGCTTCCCGGTGTCGATGTTCACGGTGCTGTTTGCGGTCGCGCGCACGGTGGGCTGGATCGCGCAGTGGAAAGAGATGATCGAGGATCCGGAGCAGCGCATCGGGCGCCCGCGTCAGCTCTACGTCGGCCCTGCCCGGCGCTCGTTCCCGCGTCCGAGCACCGAGTAACGCCGGTGGGCGCTTAAGCCCGCGATTTAGATTTTAGCGCGTAGTCCAGAACGATATCGGCGGCGGCCTCGCTGGGGCTGCCGCTTTCAATGTGCATGAGATCGGGAACGCGCGCCAGCGCCGCGAGTTGGGCCCGCCGCTCGGGCGTGTCGGACAGGAGCGGCGCGAGAGCGCCGGCGAGGTTTTCGGGCGAGCTCTTCTCCTGATGAAACTCGGGAAACGCATTCTCGCCGAGCACGAGGTTGGCGAGAACGGTGGTCGGCGCCTTGATCAGGCGGCGCAGAAAGGGCGCGGCGATAGGGTCGACACGGTAGGCGACGACCATCGGCACGCCCGCAAGCGCAAGCTCCAGCGTCACGGTGCCGGATGCCGCGAGTGCTGCCGACGCGAGCTTGAAGGCACGAAATTTGTCCTCCTCGCCCTCGACGATATGGGCTGGCACCGGCCATGTGCGGCGGCCGCGCTCGATCATGGCGCGCACGTGCGGGACGCACGGCACGACGACCTCCGGCTCCACGCCGCGCTCGATCAGGCGGCGTAGCGTGTCGCCGAAGGGCTCGATCAGGCGGCCCACCTCGGACGAGCGGCTGCCGGGCAGCACGACCACGACGGGGCGCGCGGGATTGAGACCGAGGCGCGTGCGCAGCGGCTCGGCATCCAACTCCCGAAGCCAGTCGAGGCGCTCGATCAGGGAGTGGCCGACGTAGCTGCAGGGGGGGCCGCCCAGGCGGACGTGCGCCTCGGGCTCGAACGGCAGGATGCCGAGGATATGGTCCACGTAAGGACGCATCTTGCGCGCGCGCCCTGGCCGCCAGGCCCAGACGCTGGGGCTCACGTAGTCGATGATCGGGATCTCGGGCCGGCGCTTTCTGATGCGCTTGGCGATAGGGTGCGTGAATTCCGGGCTGTCGATGATGACGACGGCGTGCGGATCGCAGCGAAGCGCGCTGTCCACGGTTGCATAGACGCGGCGCATGATGCGCGGGAGATGGCGCAGGATCGATAGTGGGCCCATGACGGCAACGTCGGACATCGGGAAATCGGACGCGAAGACGCCTTCCGCCTCCATTCCAGCGCCGCCGACGCCCGCCAAGCGCAGGCGATCGCCGAGACGGTTTCTCAATGCCGCGATCAGCTTGGCGCCAAGGGCATCGCCCGAATGCTCGCCGGCGACCAGGAACAGGCGCACCTCTTCGGCAGCTGCGGACTCAGCGTTACTCATGCGCACTCCCCCCTGCTCCGATGCGCTGAACGATGAAGATGCCTGTCTTGTCGGCGGCCTCGATCAACTCCCTGGATCCGCCAGCACCTTGTGGGGCGACGTCGGCGATCACGATGCCAGCGTATCCGGCCGCGCCCGCGTCGGAAATGGCGCCTGGCGTTAGGTCATCGAAGTTGCGCAGCCCTACGACGCCGCGACGGCGGTGGGTCAGGCTCGCCCATTGGCGCAGGTTCGTTGCACGCTCGATTGTGGCGCCCACGCCTTCGTTGCCCGCTTCCACCGACAGCACATGATTGCGCACGACGACGACGGCACGTCCGACAGCGAACGGCGCCAGCGCTTCAATCGTCTTCGCTGCCTTGATGGCGTCGAGCGTCGCATGGGGCACGGGATTGGCGCGACCCAAGCATCGAAAGCCCATCGCGATGCTGCGCGGATCGAACTTTCGCAGGTTTTCAGTTACCTCCTGATCAATGACGCCTTCGACGAACACATGCGCAGCGTCCGCGCGCTGCAAGGTTTCCGCCCGATCGGCAACCAGAACCTTCTCCGCCTCCACGGCAATGCCCGCGAGTCCGGCTGCACGCACGCCGTCGATGGTCGCGGGGCCGATGGCCGGCATGTCGACGCGCAGATCCTGGCTCGGCTTCGAGCGTTTGACGAGGACGCCGCGGGTGGTGCTGCCCTCGCCTGCGGTGCGCGCGGCGCGGGCCAGCATGCGATCCGTGCCCTCGGCGCCCTCGATGGCTAGCACGCGTCCACCACGCACGATCACGCTCTGGCCGATGTCATACGAGCCGAGGGCGCGGACAACGGAGAGCCCCTTGTTGATATCGGCTGCATCTTCCGGGGCGGCGCGCTCGCCGCCGAAGGGGCCCTTGTGCACCACGATCTCCGGCGCCGCGTCGCCGGGGCCGATAACGCGCAGGCCCTGCTCCTCGAAGAAGCGCACTACGCGGCGCAGCACGCTGTCATCGCCGCCGGAGGCGACGATGCGGATCAGCTTCGGCAGATAGCGGAAGAATCCGAGATCGGGCTTGAGCCCACTTAGTTCGGGGCGATGCACGCGGCCGACGATGACGAGGTCGGTTGTGCCAGCCGTCTTCAGCGCCCGCACCATGGCGCCGATCTGGCCCCAATTGACGACGGTGACCGGGTGAGGGCCGAAGTCGGCATCCGCCTCGCCGTCGATGGCGACGATGGACACCGGCAGGCCGCGGGACGCGGCGCTGTCGGCGATCTCGCGCGGCACGCCACCGCCTCCAGCCAGTATTCCGAGCCGCCGTATGCCGCTTGTCATGGGTTCCTGTCGCCTGCCGCTCGTCCCGGCAAGGCTATAGGATAGGCGGACGCTTGCAGGCAACGGTTAGCGGCTTGGTCATAAAAGAAAAA includes:
- the lpxI gene encoding UDP-2,3-diacylglucosamine diphosphatase LpxI (LpxI, functionally equivalent to LpxH, replaces it in LPS biosynthesis in a minority of bacteria.) yields the protein MTSGIRRLGILAGGGGVPREIADSAASRGLPVSIVAIDGEADADFGPHPVTVVNWGQIGAMVRALKTAGTTDLVIVGRVHRPELSGLKPDLGFFRYLPKLIRIVASGGDDSVLRRVVRFFEEQGLRVIGPGDAAPEIVVHKGPFGGERAAPEDAADINKGLSVVRALGSYDIGQSVIVRGGRVLAIEGAEGTDRMLARAARTAGEGSTTRGVLVKRSKPSQDLRVDMPAIGPATIDGVRAAGLAGIAVEAEKVLVADRAETLQRADAAHVFVEGVIDQEVTENLRKFDPRSIAMGFRCLGRANPVPHATLDAIKAAKTIEALAPFAVGRAVVVVRNHVLSVEAGNEGVGATIERATNLRQWASLTHRRRGVVGLRNFDDLTPGAISDAGAAGYAGIVIADVAPQGAGGSRELIEAADKTGIFIVQRIGAGGSAHE